CTCCAGCGAGCGCTGCGCCTCGCGCTGCGCCACGCGCATGCGCAGCAGCTGCATCTTGTGGCGCCGCGCCACCGCGCTCATGGCCGCGCGGTGCTTGCTCGACATCAGGTGCTTGGCGTATCCCTATGGAATTACTGCACTTTGTAAACACTTCATTTTAATTGCCGCTGCAACTCCTCAGTTGCATGAATCATATCAATGTCTAGTGGTCTAATTATTACGAACTTGGACTGAACTAATGCATTGTTACATTTGCAAGATGCTTTATTACaggtttaaagctatttctaaTAGTCTTGTGACTAATTGCTATTGTGTGTATGTCCAAGTAATTGCCTTATTATTTTAAGCTACTGATTAGTAGTTAAAACACTCAAGTCACAAAAACGAACATTAAGGCTGGCCTAACTGTTAAGAATATATTGTGTACTTACACCGAAAGTGGCAGATTTGTCCTTGCAGTGCACACAGAGCAGGTGCACATACGGACGTTTGCGCGGCTCCACCTCGGGCAGGTCGGGCTCCTTGTCCGTGTCCCCGTCGTCACCCGCCTCGCCCGCTTCCCCGTCAGACCCGTCCACGTCGTCTTCTGCCTATAATTTAAAATCAAGTAACGTTAACAACATCGATTTAATgaaatatacctaaatatttcattaaatcgATGTTGTTAACGAAAAGATacaaataaatagttattttccTGCCTAAAGCCATACAATAAGTAACTAAATAGAGTACCAAGAGTAAGATGTAGTAAATATGTACCGACCTTAGGTGACTTGATCTTGGATTCCTTTTTGTCCTCAATGGCTTCATCCTTGTCATCAGCATCCCAGTCTTCCTCGGTTGACGAGGCCTCATCTTCCTTGGACTTGACAGAGCTGTTAAAGtgtaatttgatgtaataacCATAATCACAAAAGTactataagtattattttatgcattatattattttattatattgtataaTACTACAAGCAGGCTTGTCTTTGCTTTTTATACCAGTATTTTGGAGTTACCTTGATGACATCTTTTTTGCAGTAACATCTCATAATCCTCTTAGTATATCTAAGTTCTTAATCCTGTAAACCTAGGTATACATGGGCCTCATAGATACCATGTTCATTCCCAATCTGTGGAAGGTTTTCTTCAACACATCACATCCATAAATTCACAACGGCCCACGCATCTATCGGGGCATGTCTCTGTCAGTTTTTTATTCCAACAAATAATATAAAGATAGTTCGGGTAAACCAAAAATAACGAAAACATAGTCGGGGGATCATATTACCTTCGGCCCTTGATAGATCTGAACGCTCGGGTGTAACCCAGCGGTCTGGTTTCGAATCGCCTATAGGAGGGGCGCGAGCGCGGGGCGCCGCGGTAGGAGGCGCGCGAGCGCAGCGTGCGGCCGCGGAAGGCGCGGCGCGTGGCGCGCATGCGCGGCGCCGAGCGCATCGGCTCGCGCGGCGGGCCCATCGCGCTCGCCTTGCGGTACTCTCGGCTGGGCGAGCGCCTCCTGTCCTCGCCACTGAACGTGCGCCGTTCGCTGTACATCTCTTGTCTACCGCTGTAAGACCCGCCATAGTGTCCGCCGCCTTCGTGGCTACGTCTATCGCTGGACCCCTGTACACAATTCTCTCTATTTTCGCCACACGTCTTACAAAACCAAATGGTATTAAATTAAGGCACAAGAATgagatatatatttttatcttttgccATAAAGCATTTCGCCTGTTTTGTTTTCTCTACAGTAAATTTCTGGGAATGAAGCATTGAATGGGTTACCCTGTACGCTGCCACTAGCCCGTGGAGTGTTTGGCGGCTCATGGTGTCGACTGTCAGCGCTCGACGGGCTAGCTTGCATCTCAAATATCAGTGTCATTGGACTTGTATTGCTCTATATGGCAAAACGGGATATGCGGTGTATTTTTCCATCCCTTCAAATCATGGGTAGATGTTTGACAGCAAGATAGGCAGATTTGGAAGATGTGACCACAAAATGGTTCAATTGTTGAAACAAGTAAATTTCCTGCATCATTTGCTGGATAAGCTCCAACTCACAACAGCATTCTCAAATGTGCTGAAATATTGTACATTTTAATTGGATTGTGTTGAAGATATTGCCTATAGCATGTGTAACAGTCCTCATCAGTTCATTCTCTTACAAGTGGGTAAATAATTAGTCAAAACTATATCTCcttcagtaatttttgacattcTCATCTGCTTATTCTGTAATTGTATGCAATTGTTAGATTATATCCAAGTAAAAACTGTCTAGAGTAAATTACTAGGCAAAAATCAAGCCAATATCACTTTCTGACTTCATTCATGGCTTAGTGCTAATCAATATGTTAACATCATACTATAATGCATCAGATACTCAATTTCATTGTATTCTCTATTGCCTGAAACTCTTATCAAATTCTCCATTATAGTTTGACATCCATGGTTTAAACATTTTGGTCTGCTCCTCattcatatattatttttttaagtcaTCAATATAAGATTGCTACCTTTTCAATTCAATGTTCATTAACTATAATGTATACAAACCTCCATTCTTATCCTTTTCCGTTCAGGTGATCCAGATCGGCCACCATAATCCCGATTGGAATAACCAGTTGACTCCTGTGAATAATGTTTAAAAGTAAGGGTGCTGCTGTGAACTGTACTAAGAAGTTAAAATatcaaaatgtaaatatttgttttcagCCACcaacaataaatatataattattttaaagagGACCctgtaaaataaacaatttttgtCTAGAGCAATGTTTTTCATACTGTGGGTCGCGAAGCCTCTGCCAGGCCTTAAAACAATACAGGGAAACATTATGTTTGTACTAAGGGAGTGGCGTCatgaaaaagtttgaaaaacattGGTCTAGAGTGgaaataaacatataaacatcaaatttatattatacAATGGAATCCTCTATGTGGCATTTGAATTCTTGGCAAACTCTGCTCTTTGTGGATTTGACCTTTTGGCTCATATAAGTAAATCCTACTGGAGTTCCTTAAATCATAAAGGAAGTTCAACTGAAATATACAACTGACAATAAAGAACTTACAGATCTATACGACTTTTTATAGGAATCTTCAATCCTATCCCTGCTTGGGGCATATCTATTGCCACCGCTGCTGCTGTATCGGGAATCATTATTATAGGAGTAGCTGCCGCCACGTCCGCCGCGACCCTCGTACGAGCCACGGCCACCACTGCCGCGGTAAGAGCCACGGTATCCGCTGCTCGCACGGCCACTGTAGCTGCCCCGCCCATTGTATCCACCGTATCCGCGACCTCGAGATGACATCTGcccaataataaataattactttaTAACATTAGATGGTGACACGTTTTCTGTCTACTATGTAAGGTAACAGACGGAATACAGTTCGTTATTCAATAagtaattgataattttaagACAATTACTTGAATGATAAggtaagtagtagtagtttaatacttgtttataatgaaAGGGGAGACATGAAGCAATCATTTACCTTTCCAGAGATATGGATATAAAATGGCGTCAAGCAAGAAGTCTTAAGGTGTGGATAGCGACAGATATTGTTAGAACAAATgttttaatatacatacatttatttaaaaaaattccgAATAACGAATCCCAAATCTTCAAAATTAAACTTGCTATCACAGTTTTGTAACACAAAATTTAATGGTTAAATTGGTTAACTTGCGGAAAAATCGCCATCACCGACCCGGCGTCTTTTTTTCCTGTCACGTCATTCAGTGTTGCCAGTGCCAGAAATTGCATGATATTGCGCTACATTATTAAGGCACATCACACACGAGCTGATTTTTTCATTTATCGTAGGGTGTGTAGAGGCGCTACTTTGACAATTTTGACATATCAATAATTTGGATCAAGCCGATCAAgggaaataaataagtaaataaatattatatttttttctacttcgTTACTGGTTATTTATCACTTTTATCAGTGCAATGTTTATTTGAAGTGTTCTCTAAGTGTATGTTTTAAAATTGAACATGGAAAAGAGATAGTTATTCGGAAATTCATTAAAAATGTAAGTCAACGTTCACTCCACTCCTTCAGTAAAGTTCTGGGTTTTCTTATGGTATTTGCcctatctaaaaaaatatacataaataaaaatctgTTTAACAACTTATAAACGTAAAGATTTTTTCTTTCCTTCCTTAAGTATGTCATCAGTATAcataccattttttttatttactagttTAAGTAGTTTATTTCCTGCATTTGAGTGAAAAGTGAAAACAAGGAACTCTTTAATTTGCTAATGTGTTTCTTATGTTTTCCTGAATATTTATCTTTGATGAAAAGTAAGATGTGTTGTGGGTAAAAAACTAACCCACAACACATCTTActtttaattttgaaatttttgaTAAAAAAGATTGTGCCAGCATTAGGGTAGATAATACCTTTATTAAACTTACTACTTTACACCACCTTCAGCAGCAGCAGCAAAATCACACTATAAGTAAAATGTTTTTCTTGCAGGCATTACAATTGGCAACAATAAGGTCTCATGGAAATTTGAGGATGATCTTATCAGTATGCCTTGTAAACAGAATATTAGAAACCTAAATTGAACTCTATTGCTTGCTATGGTTGATAAAATGCAGGCAAAGAAGCGATATATGACACTTGTTATATCATGTGCATTTTTAGTATATTTCTACTTCAGCAGTCAACATGTAAAATCAGATGCAGCTCAAAGCAGTTATTTGGACCAGCTGCCCTCATATGCTACATTAGATGAACTGTCAGAGATGCCTCCAAGACAACAGAGAAGACCACATTCTGCACCAAGGCCTTGTCGCATGGAAACCTGTTTTGATTTTACTAAGTGTGGAAATGATCCTAAAATTTATGTCTACCCTACTGATGGGCCTGTTAGTGCATCATATCGTAAAGTATTATCAGTTATAAGAGAATCTCAGTATGCAACAAGGGATCCAAATGAAGCATGTCTGTTCTTGCCAGCCGTGGACACACTGGATGCTGACCCACTGTCTCCAGAACATGCTCCTGATGTTGCGGCACGCCTGTCGAGGCTTCCATATTGGAATAATGGTCGTAACCACTTGATATTTAACTTATATGCTGGCACTTGGCCTGATTATTCAGAAAGTGCTTTGGGCTTTGAGCCTGGTGAAGCCATACTAGCTCGCGCTAGCGCATCTGAGTCAATCTTTCGTGAAGGATTTGATATTTCTCTTCCATTATTCCATAAGGAACATCCTGAACATGGTGGAGCGCCCGCTGCAGCCACGGCTAATCCCTTCCCGGCACCGAGACGGCATTTACTGGCATTTAAGGGCAAACGTTATGTGCATGGAATAGGCAGTGAAACAAGAAATTCCTTGTGGCATCTACATGATGGTAATAACATGGTTTTGGTTACAACTTGCCGACATGGAAAGTCATGGAAACATTTAAGGGATGAACGATGTGATGAAGACAATCGAGAATATGATAAGTAAGTTTGTCTACTTCATCTTTACTAAATATGTGCACTGCCAGCTTCAAATTTACCTAAAACAATGAATTTTTGAACCCTGAATGTTTCAGATTTGATTATGAGCAGCTGTTGGCAAATTCCACATTCTGCCTGGTGGCTCGCGGGAGACGTCTGGGCTCGTATCGCTTCCTGGAGTCTCTGGCGGCGGGCTGCGTGCCGGTGCTGCTGAGCAACGGCTGGCGGTTGCCGTTCGACGAGCGCATCGACTGGCGCCGCGCCGTCATCTGGGCCGACGAACGCCTACTTTTGCAGGTAAAAGGAAATGAAAACATTCACTAAAACGTTGGATGATTGCATTGCCAACCCTAGGTTTTTGATGAATGGATAGCTAGAAATAACAAAAGTAGTAGGAACTAGGAACtccaataacattttattttatagcaaTTTATAGTTTTGTGTATTTCTGCTGGTAGGTGCCCGAACTGGTGCGGTCGGTGTCTCCCGAGCGTATACTCGCGATGCGTCAGCAAACTCAATTATTATGGGAACAATATTTTTCCTCCATTGAAAAAATTGCCTTCACAACAATAGAAGTAAGTATTTCCTGGGTATTTTCTCttcttttattaatttattattatcgtTGAAGTTTTAAAAAGTTTTCTTCATAAAAAAACCTACGTTATGCATTAGTATTATTCCTATCAGATGGGTTCCA
This genomic interval from Cydia splendana chromosome 4, ilCydSple1.2, whole genome shotgun sequence contains the following:
- the LOC134789900 gene encoding zinc finger protein on ecdysone puffs-like, with the protein product MSSRGRGYGGYNGRGSYSGRASSGYRGSYRGSGGRGSYEGRGGRGGSYSYNNDSRYSSSGGNRYAPSRDRIEDSYKKSYRSESTGYSNRDYGGRSGSPERKRIRMEGSSDRRSHEGGGHYGGSYSGRQEMYSERRTFSGEDRRRSPSREYRKASAMGPPREPMRSAPRMRATRRAFRGRTLRSRASYRGAPRSRPSYRRFETRPLGYTRAFRSIKGRSSVKSKEDEASSTEEDWDADDKDEAIEDKKESKIKSPKAEDDVDGSDGEAGEAGDDGDTDKEPDLPEVEPRKRPYVHLLCVHCKDKSATFGGYAKHLMSSKHRAAMSAVARRHKMQLLRMRVAQREAQRSLEATAGADLAAHTTFCLVCRLNHRTTRLAHNQSDTHRAMKRFLMPFCRVCRLSFRSPMIYEHHICSLDHLKKKANRTIRRASPKEAQEGSGDEGMDVDLDNFMTLDSVGDVDEVEDEDSGTEKKDSEAPKKPKVEINIGSDHIKKLEVWWCELCRVYLPRTEPGGAEEAETLRRHCRLRNHLGRYVQHRDTRTLRKHAERIHRQLHQQRAEENKEANEDDAAEKIKIEKTEPAEEKKKIENGESVNATGEDKLWADVDKDIGDLLREVRPTNEGSDDDEDLGRYDKFRKSDKKDKADGEETETTVAESLEKPNNEVTTPA
- the LOC134789901 gene encoding exostosin-1 isoform X1, giving the protein MVDKMQAKKRYMTLVISCAFLVYFYFSSQHVKSDAAQSSYLDQLPSYATLDELSEMPPRQQRRPHSAPRPCRMETCFDFTKCGNDPKIYVYPTDGPVSASYRKVLSVIRESQYATRDPNEACLFLPAVDTLDADPLSPEHAPDVAARLSRLPYWNNGRNHLIFNLYAGTWPDYSESALGFEPGEAILARASASESIFREGFDISLPLFHKEHPEHGGAPAAATANPFPAPRRHLLAFKGKRYVHGIGSETRNSLWHLHDGNNMVLVTTCRHGKSWKHLRDERCDEDNREYDKFDYEQLLANSTFCLVARGRRLGSYRFLESLAAGCVPVLLSNGWRLPFDERIDWRRAVIWADERLLLQVPELVRSVSPERILAMRQQTQLLWEQYFSSIEKIAFTTIEIIFERVLMVRRSRQREALVWNSWPGALGSPATYGDSRAQLPRAAPNPPPPRLAPRPPQPLQAPDVPHAAPPPTPGTSFTALLYVQATSPALHRLLASIAASEHAEKVVIVWDSDRAAPSLKSLARAAGDPRDALPVLVIDATTHYPGEGVSARWQPLWAVPTAAVFSLDGDAPLLAEELDFAFRVWKEFPERIVGYPARSHFWDEAKNAWGYSSKWGGAYSLVLPGAALVHRAWLAAYSAAPPALRQAVRQARNCEDILLNCLVAHYTRRPPLKLAQRRRYKHYRYRSSWSDPEHFVQRQSCLNTFAAAWGYMPLVRSVLRLDPILFKDPVSTLRKKYRKMELVAS